One genomic segment of Natrialbaceae archaeon AArc-T1-2 includes these proteins:
- a CDS encoding DUF7266 family protein produces MRRRDDRAVSIAITHVLTIAVTTIVLAGLLMGASTVLDREQTRSGEQSLETIGERLATELEDVDRLADDSDDNTVTVYAEHPETVSGSSYTVEVAEDDDCGELIDGECLRLTAHGGGAVATVPVDTEAELDPDSSASGGTMNVSYTGDEITIRSESR; encoded by the coding sequence ATGAGACGACGAGACGACCGGGCGGTGTCGATTGCAATCACGCACGTCCTGACGATCGCGGTGACGACGATCGTGCTGGCCGGACTGTTGATGGGTGCCAGCACGGTGCTCGACAGGGAACAGACACGGAGCGGCGAGCAGTCCCTCGAGACGATCGGCGAGCGGCTGGCGACCGAACTCGAGGACGTGGATCGGCTGGCAGACGACTCCGATGACAACACCGTCACCGTCTACGCCGAGCACCCGGAGACGGTGTCGGGATCGTCGTACACGGTCGAGGTGGCCGAAGACGACGACTGTGGTGAGTTGATCGACGGGGAGTGTCTGCGACTGACCGCACACGGCGGCGGGGCGGTCGCCACCGTGCCGGTGGACACCGAGGCGGAGCTCGACCCCGACAGCAGTGCAAGCGGTGGGACGATGAACGTGAGTTACACCGGCGACGAGATCACGATACGGAGTGAGTCGCGATGA